Sequence from the Phragmites australis chromosome 6, lpPhrAust1.1, whole genome shotgun sequence genome:
cacaaaagatcatatcccgcggttgcatctacaatctgatctatgcggggcaagagaaaaggatcttttgggcaagccttatttaggtcggtgtagtccacgcacatgcggagcttgccgttgaccttcgggacgataactagattcgccagccactcggggtggaggacttctcggataaatccggcgtcaaggagcttgctgacatgctcccggatgaactcctggcgctcaggcgcatgccgccggaccttctgcttcaccgggcgtgcgtccggtcgcacagccaagtggtgctcaatcacctccctagggatcccgggcatgtcggacggttgccacgcaaacacgtcggcgttagcccggaggaaggtgacgagcgcgctttcctatttgccatccaggtcaccgccgatgcggacgacctgggaggcgccttcacccaccacgacctccttcgtaggaacagaggcgtcggcggtgagtcggggtttggatgaagagggtcccgggccccctgtgcagccttcgacctcggcctgggctgagaccaaagccatgtacgactgctcggcgcaggaaacggcaccgccggagtcgatggtcacggagatggggcctgctgggcccggcatcttgaccgtgagatacgcgtagtgcgcagccaccatgaatttggcgagcaccggacgcccgaggatggcgttgtaggggagggggagctccgcgacgtcgaagaggacgatttccatgcggaagttgtcccgactcctaaaggttacgggtagctcgatctgcccgaggggcagggagtgcccgggtgtcactccgcagaatggaagcgacgactttaggcgcctggaggacacctgcagcttttcgaaggcctccttggagaggaggttaaggcatgcgcccccatcgatcagcactctgccgaccttgacattgcagatggtgggggacactaccaaaggtagtcgccccacgcctacagtactggaggggtggtcgactatactgaacgtgatcggagcgtccgaccacctcaagggcctggcggcctcttcgctcagggttgccgagcatacctcgcgtcgtatggtcttgatgccacgccgcgaggaaggcgtgtaagcgcctccgtcggtgaaggcgacggtatgctcgggttcctggaagccgagctcggcgttgccgggggcggcctcagtgtcgcctcccccgcgggactcgtcgcgctcccgctGGCACTGCTTGATGAGGCCTTTGACtgtacgacactctgtgagatCGTGTCATCTGGTatggtggatggggcaccatttgcctggctcgggccccgcgagAGCGGGGGGccttgctggagcaggagcccgggcgagtgccggggctcttgcgggtgCTGGCGCCCTTGCAGgcgccggggccctcgcgggagctggagccctaggaggggccctggccagggccctcgcgggcgcgggccgtctgtcggcggccgcccggcgttcttgccggcggtcaggctcttgggtcggcctatgggcggggccctgggccggttcgacaggagcggcctcgcgctttcttctctttttcttttcccgcctgtcggagcgggaagaactcggttggtcggcggcggggcgcggagcgtgccacgcccgggcctccgtcgccttggcgcacttgtcggccagtgcgaagagttccgtaGTGATTTCGATTTCGtgtgtacctagcttttcgagcatccgctcatcgcggatgccctgccggaaggcgacgatgacaacgtgaggggctatccgcgggatggtattgcggacctggctgaagcgctgaatgaAGCGccacagcgtctccccctcctgttgcttgacggtgtggaggtcgcactccaagccggggcgcgtgaacgtgccctgaaaattagccacaaactggtggcagaggtcatcccaggagctaatagatcccgggggtaagttcatgagccaagaacgggcagagcccctcaaggcaacatggaaataatttgccatcaccttttcactaccaccagccgcctggacggccgtagtgtatatttggaggaactcgacggggtcgatggacccgtcgtacttcttcggcagctcagggcggaacttggagggccatttgacccgtcggagctcactagagaaagcacggcagccggtgccgtaccccgtggcgtGAGTGGCGTTCCtcggcggtgaacgccggtgagccggggaatcctggcgatcgtgggccggaaaagaggaagcctgatcctcagcctcggcctcctgccgggtctcccgctggcgctcgagagtgacgcgcgcatcttcgtggcccctccgctcgttgagacgcaagcggaggtcctgggcttcggacgcgtccaagggggtggcgctccgcctggaggccccccggcccgtgcgaacgttgcccgttgatgggccggttctggcggcgccacgctgagtggtggcgcgagaactttCGACCAGCACCTGGCAGCGAGCAGTGCaaaccagggcagcgacttcttggatccagcggccctccggggtttccgggGTCGCCCGAACAGGCGGATACCtaaggagagcgtgcgccgcaagcagcgcgctcccggggctggcctcgctgaaagcgagcctacgccggagaggcacccggcgctgccCAAAGGCGAacctgggggtcggatggtgcaccggtggcggtggcggcggccctgctgggcccagcgccttggtccccttgggaagggaacgccgcgcgtgcagatcgcggctgctgctgggacgcagcagcggctagggcctcctgttcgaggggctgcatttcctcgcTAGAACTGGAGCCGAAACGCTGGAGatggtgtccaccggccattttttctgtggaaggaaacaaaacaaacagattcagggatgttcccccctacctggcgcgccagctgtcggaggattaactcctgtcgcagggatcccgagagacccctttttagagattcggccggggggatgatcctgaataagttcgtcgaagaaatgaatgagagtaaatacAACGgctggtgggggtgatgatctagtgcagaaagaagtaaatacaccggaatttaaacaggttcgggccgcacgggggcataataccctactcctgtatggatgtaataactgtcctgaggaagtccctcaaggatgttgctggttacaagaatatttgtctaactaggagcttgaggctccttgttcttcggcaggaacTGTCCCTTGtgttggtctatggttcggttctcgATGCTTGGGTGCTTGTCCCTTCGATCCTTGGattgtttttcttctcttctgtgccgccggctcttttaagcactcgccggctgcgacataccccgaacgggatgGAGGGGGGCACAAGATCCAAGACGTCGcaactgggaaaggcgtcatcatttcttctaggtgaagtgaccggggggtggaaaatgcgtcgcatgcccggtcacctatcaccataaacgccctggcaacggacgccgtggagagagcccaccgggcagccacagagcaacccggcgtgcccgccctgtcttgttcctctgccacagcagggcggcagacggaacgccttgatccttgcgatgttatcccgagacacgccggatgatacgggacgggacccgtgcagtTAATAGcctcacgcctctctgccaaaatatggcaggaactgacaccgcggtgggagcagttggggatgtcaggccacgcatgctcattaaatgcggcctcagacctctgactgattgacacctcatcggcgggtccctcgggggtctttctgggtcgtcggggcaccgagtgctcgggggtactgttcacctcccggaGCACTCTCTCCCCGAGAAtacctatccttgtcctcggggtaccgggtgctcgggggtaccgttcacctccccgagcactcttgcacgaaccttcggggaaccgagtgctcgggggctgccacgtgcaaccccgagcactcttgctcgatccttcggggaactgagtgctcggaggctgccacgtgcagccccgagcactctctcccgagaactcttacacggatcctcggggaaccgagcgctcgggagctgccacaagcagtcccgagcactctctcccggaacttggctcttctgatcgtcgggggactagggcgctcgggggtgaccgggcacctccccgagcactttcttcccggtacttagactccgtggatcatcggggaactagggtgctcggggaccagtgactgtggccccgagcaccttctcccaggacttgaacttttctcaccccacaggagggacctcgcgggatggcgccgtGTGGCAGATAGCTGGTCTGACCTCAGAACTcaaggacccccggttcttgatacaccgacagatacCATCCTTATAATTATAACTATCCATGACTATTTTTTGTCAATAGCATGACCActtgagaaaatgtgaaagaaTATAGTGGGAATGACCGGAAGAATTCCTCTTTGGCTGATAGGTATTGTAACTGGTATTACTGTAATTGATTTAATAGGTGTTTTCTTTTACATTTCGTATTTTAGATTAGGTTCATCTCTATTGTAATCGGAGCCAGATTGTAAACATAAAAAGTAGAAGCTTAGCGGATTCTTACCCCCTTTATATGATTAGAGCGGAGGGGTCAGATCTCCTTTTATCTTTCCAATTTTATGTGGGTTTGATAAGAACCTTTTTGCTTTGttgataaataataataaaaagattttttttataacctGCTTGTTTTATTCTAAAGGGTACTGGGATCACAGCACTACCACACGTTTCTATGCATTTTCTGCACATGATCCATCCGCCACGAGAAGAACCAGGCCACTGCTACAACCGCCATGGCCATAGCAAGCACGGCCTAAAGGGAGAACACCAACAGCGGCCACACGCACAGGGAAACATTGTTTAAGATCATCTCACTACCACGGATCAAAGAGAATTTTATGTTCAGAGGTCGACGGGGTGACTCCTGTCCTacgaaataaataaacaaactaGTCCATCCCACCGGTTTACACCCACATGTACATGGAAACGGGTAACATCACATGTACAGAACAAGGAGATACAACGGAAATGGCGCGATCTTaacactgctgctgctgctactactCTAATGCCCGCCCTTCTCTCGCAGAGTTGATAGGGCAACGAGGGCATTAGCTGCCCCCGCGGCATGGCTGCTAGCATCAAGAACTGGCCCAGATAATTTATTCTGGGAGCCGCGGTTTTTTGGCTCCACAGTTACTGCAGTCACCACCGAAGCATTAGCGTTAGTGAAAGCAATAAAATCGAGTAAATGCTAGGCACTATTATATCCCATTGAGTTTTCAGGCACCGTACTCGGTGTTGGAGCACTATACACCTTGGTGGTCGCATCCTGGGCTTGAGGGCGATCGCCTTTTGGCAAGGTATCAGCTCTCGGAGATTCAAGGCACTTTGGCGTTTTACTTGATGCTGGACCATCATGGCCTTTGAGTGTGATACTCAGTGCCAGAGAGTCACGGCCGTCAGTACTCATAGATGGTGAATTTCCACCTACAAAGAAATGAACTTGATGATCCACATTTGGTAGGAAACAATCAGTCTTGGACACATGATGTATGGACTGAGTAAAACTTGACAGTACAGAGAGGATTACCTGGAGCATGAACTAGAGGTATGGCAACCGATGTTGAACTAGCCTGGCCATTTACTGAATGAAGTGCTGGGCTTTGTGATGTAATACCTAGTGAAAGAAATTCCTGGCCTTCAGGTGTCACTCTTGGTGCAGAATTGAGGCGTTTCACGCATGTACTCTTAGAATTTCCAAGTGCCAAGCTTGGTACAACAGATTTACAGTCCTTAGAAATGAAAACTGGAGTAAAAATTCCATGGGTTTTTGAGGCATTAGTTGGTGCTACAGAAGCATAACCAGGAGGTCCTTTGATTGGTGTAACAGAATTGCAAACTTCCACACCAGGAGATGCAGATCCTCCAGAAATCGTCCTCAAAAGGCCATCACGAACTATAGGTGCCACTCTTGCTACAAAAGAATCTTGGTTTTTGGCACATCCAGCAGCAGAGTTTCCAGGTGACATGATTTGTCTAAAAGAATTTCTAACTTCGGGTTCCACAATTGGAGAACCCTGGCATATGGCACCGGCAGAACTAGATGTTTCTGGCACACCACTCGGTGCCAGACCAACATGACCTTTGGGCACCATATCTGTTGCAAGGGTATCACATCCTTTGGTGATAAGAACTGCGGAGTGTTCAGCCGCGGCATTTGGTGCATGTGAATCACAATGGTTAACACTAAGAGTTAATGAACAATTATTGCCTGTCTCGTCCAAGGATAACAGTTCTGGTGTTGCACTTGCAGGGTCACCAGACACAGCTTCGACAGAAGGCTTGTACCATAATGATGGCTGCAATAGAAGCCAATAACAAAGTGATGCTAAAAACGTAAACATGCCAGCTAAGAAAAAGGTAGCACACATTACTGAGTCGAAAAGCTTAACCAGATGCCTGAGAAGAGCAAAGAAAATATTATAATGATTTCTCTGTGCACATGACCACTGGTGCTCAAGAGTCGTGAAGCTGCTTGATAATGTCCTATCAATTTTCCTTACCATGAACcataaaaaattcaactatcAAAATGTTAAAGCTGATACTAAGCACAGAATAGCCTTATTTTGATTTTAGGTCATCCTATCCAAAATGATATACATGCCTAATTTGTCATTAAAAGGTGCATATTCCACATTATTCCAGAAACAcaaatcaattttcacagaaAGGAGTTGAACATCTATCGCTTTGCTTCAGAAAAAATAACTAGTGCCGGTCTTCAAAAACTGAAAAGGACCTTCTGCTATCCAGCCAGATTCATGTCTTAGATGTCGCATCATCACAGACTGGATTTTCTGTTATATATGCGATGCACATTGAGTATAAGAACCTCCAAAAGGTTACATTCGGTGAATTAGCAAGCATAATGTGTCGTTAAGTCTTTCCTATACAAGCTTGCACGTATGAAGGGAAGAACCAGGATGACCCTTGAAAGGTTCCTTAGTATTGACATGTAACAAGGGAATGTGTGCTACTAGGAACTTACACAGTAATGAAGTTTCTTCAAGGCTTCCAAAAGTATTTTTTCTCCAACTATTAttatcatcttcttcaccatTTCTGCGCGAGTTATTTTGCTTTCCTGTCAAGAGAAAACTTGAAATGTTTCAGTGCCCACCATACAAACAACAAGAAATACCAAAAGGTATATAACTTGTTGAGTAGATAGTACCTTCAGCTCTTCATAATGATGGAAGAGCAGCTCCCTTGCTACAGATGATATATTGTCTTGAATTACCCCAAAGAGAACTCTGAATGATATCCATGGGGAAGTTGGTCCTTCACCTGTTTCACACATTACCTACGTGCAGATTGTTTGGTTAGATAAGTGGAATACTACCGTACACCAAAGCTAAAATTATTTGCAGAGAAGAGGAATCATTGGACAGCAAAGCTGAACATCTATAAGAAAAGCTTCTGTTCTCCCACTGTGATCAGTAGACATGCATCTAACAGGAAAACCAGCGTGTCGATGGTGAACAACAAGTAACAAGATTCAGGTTGCCTCACAGGTTGAAGAGAAGAAATATCCACTGCAACATCCTTTGGTGATGGGTGAAACCATAAACCCTTCAAGCCAAGCAAATAATCTGAAAATAAGTGCACAAAAAAGAAGACTCACTCCATTTATTTCAAAATGACATGATAAAGATTTTAACTCTTATTAATCATCTTACTTTGAACTTTTGGGACTAGCTTGAAACTAACAAGATATTCTAAACGCATGTGAGTGCTTAGATGTGATGGCCACATCACATAACACTTCGGGTTTGAACAATCATCTACACCAGAATCATACATCTCGCTGCTTGGAAAAGACTCTTGTGATCCAGGCTCAACAGCTTCCATGTTGCCCAATATCACTCGGCAGAGCAACATATACTGCACTCCTTTTTCGTCAACATCACAAAGACCAACACTGACACAAAATAAATGTGAAATATAATATGTTaaacaataaaaaattgtaGTCAAACATAACAACTGAGTTTAAAATAACACACCTGGTAAAGGCTCGGTTTTCTGGCGAAAGATATACACCAGCACTCAAACTTGCCTTCTCAACAGGTTTTGCAGTGGTACCCAAACCATTAATCAGAATCCTAATTATGTCATTCTTCCTCGATCCTAGCCATCCATATCTTACATTTGCATCAccacgttcttctttagtggACCTCATCTGTCTTTCAAAAGCTTCAAGTCTACACTGTGCAGTGATATCATTCGGAGAGTGGCGGTGGACATGAAGTATGCTACTTGGTGCTGCAAATGATCCCATACCAGAGAGGAAAAGGTCCTGGACAAATAGAAAGCCTTCGCTGCCTCTTTCCACAGATGTGATTTTCTTGCGCAATACATCTACCGTGGAAGGTTTTTGAGAAACTGGAGGACTAGATTCAAGGACAACTTGCTTCACCACTTCAGGGGGAGAATTTGCAACCTTATCTGACATTATTCCCTGTGCAGTGCCGTCAACGTTACCAGAATCCCCTTTAGTCATTTCATCACTTTCCTCAtcaaagaaaagagaaggagagaaacaCTTGCCAGTGTCATCAAGCCATGCAACAGACCGCTGCTTTCTAGTTTTTAGGTTGACGAGGGTCATTGACAAGAAATCAACAAGAAGAGGCTCATCGTCCATCACAGCAACAACACTCGATTTATTGCCTCTGAATTCTTCAATGAGGGACTTCATTATTTGCTCAGGAAAATTGTGCCAAGAACCTTGTTTGTAATACATGATACGGCTGGGCACTCCACTCTTCAGGAAATTAACACAATCATTAGCAAGGTTAGGTCGCGTGCAACAACAGTTGCAGCGTTTAGCAGATGAATCAAATGAAGGCCCATTCTCAGATTTGACTCGACGAGATTTGCAGTCTTTCGACAGGCAGCCATCGATGAGCTTTCGCTTCAAGCACAGGGAATTGGATTCTTGCGGCGATGCCATGAGAAGTTTTGTTTCTCACTCCGAATAaatggagaaagaaaaagaaaactaactcTAATATGTATAGAATTACAAGTCCCCCTTCACATTGACCTCTCAGTGGTACAGAATGACCCTGTATAAGGTAATGAATGAATGTCACTCAAATATAGAAAACACAGTTCAATAATTTATGATGGAAAGTTAGTGGCAGAGTCGGATTCTAGAAGAAGTTGGTGAATTAATAATGGGATATTAGTAGAACAGTACCACTAGCCTTCAGAAGACAAACACTTAGTGCAATTGCAGTTTTGCACCTTGCGGTTGTGGGACATAATCTCACAAACATCAATAGACAGGCAAGGTTAGACTGGCAGCCTGTGTGGACAGCAGTGTAAATAAACAGCACCAAACTTTCATGTTTCTAGCGGGTGTTCTTGTGTTTTTTAGGAGCAAAAGATCAAAGATGCACTGcctagtgatgctcataaatCATAATCATCACTATTTAGGAGCCAAATTAACTAGACTATTTATTTGGGCTTGCAGTCAGCAAATCGATTAGGCTGGGCAAATAACTCATAGCAGCACAATTACTCAATAAAATCTTACATGGCTACATCTCTGGTTCAAAGTTCACCCCTGAGGAAAGTAGTATCAAActtattttatataatagattTTAATTTGTAGGAGTCGCGGCTCAAAAATAAACATATCATCGACCAAGACCAAGGGAATAAAATCCTACGGGACCAAATCACCTTTAGACTATCTCTTCTATCTAACACGTGTCATGATTTAAAGGAGGTCTAATCATCAAGGGTCCAAAGGTGAGGTCTCATAGGATTTATTTCTCGATACCAAATATGCTTTCTCAACAACCAGTTCAACATTTGACTCTATACGACAGTACAAAAGTACAAAATAATTGTCAAATGCTCTTAATGCTAACATAAATAGCCTTTACCCAGTAGGTAAGAAACTTGATGATTCAATCTTTTTATGCCATATAGAGCCATGACAATTAATAGCATTCTAAATAATAACAACATATGGCATTTTAATTTGAGTAATTTCttgcataaaaaattaaaaatcacatGAAGATTACTTGCAAACCAAGAAAACATTTTCAACAAGTATCAATATTAAGACACAAcaataaaaattatttgctGCACGGCCCAATAACTACTTTCGGAGCAATAATTCATTTTCCATGTGTTCAACATAACACGACAAGCAGTTCAACACCAATCACCCAAAGAATCAAATCCGCACTGATGATGCTACATCATGTATTGTCAACTTACTAAGTGGAACACGTGACCTAAATTGGAATCGATAGAAGTAGCATGCAGAAACAACATAGTACAAGACACTCGGCATTAGAAAGAAACAGATGTGGCAGTTTTCATGCGCATTCATTTCATGGTGCACAAACAAGTCGCATGAAATTTTAAAGGAAATAACACCACTACCAAATAGGAAAATACCAATGCATTTTAATAATATCGATAACTAATGTTGTAGCTTGCGCCAAGTGGGTAAACTTTTATCTAATATATCAAtctatagaaattaatattTTCAACAATATAACTACATGGCATTTTCAGTTTGACCAAATAATTCCTCAAGCAACAACTTGTGGCGCAAGAAATCCTTTTCCATAGGTGCACAACACCAATCATCCAAATAATCAAACTCGGTCCACATCGATGACACTAACACGTGCAATAGCGAGTTGAACGCACAACTCAAATTGGAATTGGCAATAATAACACAGTACAACACATTAAACATTAAAAGAAAACGAATCTAGTGGTTCTCAACCATATCCATTGCACGTTTCAATAAAAATAGACACACCAATTGAGCAAGAATTATTCCCAAAGCAGCAAATTTTCAGTATTGCAAGCATCCAAACACTAAAATAATCATCACCCCGTACAAACAACTCTTATACATGAAATTCTAAATGGCATGCCACCTTCACCAACCCAATCTAAAGACTAAATAACCGTATCCCAAGGATCAACAACTTATCCCCAGAGATGGGCAAAATCTTTATCTAAATGCGAAATTTGACATTGAATTAGGCTTCGACTAGAAAATCAACAAAGGCGGCAAAAAGGAGACACACAAAATATGCATGTGCAAGCAAGCATAAGTTCCTCCATTTACATGCATGTggggaaaaaaaactttttttgcCAAAAATCGAGCTCAATCACACCAACAAGTACCCAAAAAACAAATAGAAAGAGCAGCACATCCTTTCTAAGAACCCAAACAATTGGAACTATTGAAACTTCTACACCAAAACTCAACGTTCGCTGAAATTTCTACCACAAAAAGTTACATATTTTTACACCAAACAAAGACAACATATTTACTTGAGAAAAGAAGACGTATGTCGCAAATCCCATAGAACTAGCTATGGTGGGATCACGGAAAGAAGAAATGCTTACAAAGGGAGATAGTAGTTGGAATTTCTCTCGATTCCCCCATTGCAAGCAGCGGGGCTTCGGTATGCAGAAGCGGGAGGTCACGAGGGTTGGTGACTCCCTCTCTCACGCCTCAGTGCTCTTCTACAGCCTTTCCGCATCCAAGATGCTAGGGTTAGCGTTACCCGTTTTCGATCTAACCATGGAGCAAGCTGGCGTggaggggaagggaagggaaggcgaggcgaggcgatgGGTTGTGATGGCGCAGTTGGGCAGCGAGGGCTCCGGTGACCGGAGGCTGGTGGGCTACGGCAGTGACGAGAGAGGGGTGGGGTCTCGATAGGGACGACGATGGGAATAATTCTTGCTCAATTGTGtgtctatttttatttaaacgTGCAATGGATATGGTTTAGAACCACTAGATTTGTTTTCTTTTAATGTTTAATGTGTTGTACTGTGTTATTATTGCCAATTCCAATTTGATTCGTGCGTTCCACTCGCTATTGCACGTGTTAGTGTCATCGATGTGGACCAATTTTGATTATTTGGATGATTGGTGTTGTGCACCTATGGAAAAGGATTTATTTTCCTAGACTCGATAACCATGGCCATCATTGAAAGAAGCATATATACTACTGACCCATAAACTAAAAGCTTGGTCATCTTGTCCATCTACAATACCACAATCAAGCACACATCACAAATATGAGAAATATAACCATCCATTCGTACAAAAACAAAGCGCATAACACATGGACTGAACTTCAAAGGCAGCATAACATGTCTTGCTTTATTAATCTAAAAACAATGCATTTGATATATTTAAGAACAAAAAAATCTGTTGTAGGTCTAGTTTAGATAAAGTAATTACTAGAAGTGTGAAAGACATCTAATATTTGGGAGTAAGAGTAACACAAGGAAGAATAATTACAAGTGCTGGCATATTTACTCCTTGCAAACCAAATTGTTCAGATTTGCAAATTGTAACTCATCCTTTTCTGTGAGGAAATCCCTACTGTTGAAGCCACACTACCTGTTATAAGGAAATCCTATGGCACCTAGGCTCACACCACCTCCCAACACTTTTGCAGTATGATGGTTTAAATGTTATTAAACTACTTTTAGAAATAGATCTATGTACGCAAATAATGATACAGATAACATGGGCATTCAATATCCATTAtaacaaaaagaagtcaataTGGCAGCAAGCAATAGCCTAAGCATGGTGCTGCAGTGTAACTGTGTAAGTTAAATCAGCTCTTTCTTTTCCCAAGAACCTAATGGTACCTTTACGTATCCACATCAGCATCAGCTGCAGGTAGAATGATTTGGCACTTCACAAATTTGCATaaccaaccaaatgtgaaaATACATACTATAGTACTCGGTTAAATTCATCCTACAATTATCGATATTGGGAGCTTGCCGGCTATGTCCAAATCTCTATGGGTCTCTGTTCCTCCTACAAGAGCTGATGAGGtgacaaaaaaaatttaccCAACAAAACCCATCTTTTGATCCTAATAAACCCAAAAGAAGAGCCTTAAAccttgaatcagataaagcttTGATGTTCACCTCGGCTGGAGCTTCTCTTCCGCGCTGGGCGAGAGGGCCGGGTCGGAGGAGTCGCCGGGTCGCAGGAGGACAGAGGAGTGGGGGGCGCTGGAGTCGATTCGGAGGATCTGCCTGCTCGCAGAAGGGGGCTGCTGCTCGCCAGGCCGCAGAGGTCGCCGGAGGGGCCGGCTGCTCGCCGGGTTGGAGAGGTCGCCGGAGAGGCCGCCTGCTCGGTCACCGGAGAAAACGACTCGGTCGGCTGCTCGCCGGGTCGGAGAGGTCGCCGGATGAAACGCCTCGGTCGGTTGCTCGCCGGGTCGGAGGGGCCGGAGGGGTCGCAGGGGCCGCCGCCAGAGCGAGGCCAGGTGAGGGGTGAGATGTGCGATGGAGTGGGTAGGTCAGGAAACGGTGAGCGCATACATCGCGTGCAACTCACGTGAGAGACGAGCGAAGGTGACGGTTCGGTCCGGCTCTTTCGTCGGACGCCC
This genomic interval carries:
- the LOC133922273 gene encoding uncharacterized protein LOC133922273 isoform X3, with protein sequence MTLGIMSDKVANSPPEVVKQVVLESSPPVSQKPSTVDVLRKKITSVERGSEGFLFVQDLFLSGMGSFAAPSSILHVHRHSPNDITAQCRLEAFERQMRSTKEERGDANVRYGWLGSRKNDIIRILINGLGTTAKPVEKASLSAGVYLSPENRAFTSVGLCDVDEKGVQYMLLCRVILGNMEAVEPGSQESFPSSEMYDSGVDDCSNPKCYVMWPSHLSTHMRLEYLVSFKLVPKVQNYLLGLKGLWFHPSPKDVAVDISSLQPVMCETGEGPTSPWISFRVLFGVIQDNISSVARELLFHHYEELKESKITRAEMVKKMIIIVGEKILLEALKKLHYCPSLWYKPSVEAVSGDPASATPELLSLDETGNNCSLTLSVNHCDSHAPNAAAEHSAVLITKGCDTLATDMVPKGHVGLAPSGVPETSSSAGAICQGSPIVEPEVRNSFRQIMSPGNSAAGCAKNQDSFVARVAPIVRDGLLRTISGGSASPGVEVCNSVTPIKGPPGYASVAPTNASKTHGIFTPVFISKDCKSVVPSLALGNSKSTCVKRLNSAPRVTPEGQEFLSLGITSQSPALHSVNGQASSTSVAIPLVHAPGGNSPSMSTDGRDSLALSITLKGHDGPASSKTPKCLESPRADTLPKGDRPQAQDATTKVYSAPTPITVEPKNRGSQNKLSGPVLDASSHAAGAANALVALSTLREKGGH
- the LOC133922273 gene encoding uncharacterized protein LOC133922273 isoform X1, whose product is MASPQESNSLCLKRKLIDGCLSKDCKSRRVKSENGPSFDSSAKRCNCCCTRPNLANDCVNFLKSGVPSRIMYYKQGSWHNFPEQIMKSLIEEFRGNKSSVVAVMDDEPLLVDFLSMTLVNLKTRKQRSVAWLDDTGKCFSPSLFFDEESDEMTKGDSGNVDGTAQGIMSDKVANSPPEVVKQVVLESSPPVSQKPSTVDVLRKKITSVERGSEGFLFVQDLFLSGMGSFAAPSSILHVHRHSPNDITAQCRLEAFERQMRSTKEERGDANVRYGWLGSRKNDIIRILINGLGTTAKPVEKASLSAGVYLSPENRAFTSVGLCDVDEKGVQYMLLCRVILGNMEAVEPGSQESFPSSEMYDSGVDDCSNPKCYVMWPSHLSTHMRLEYLVSFKLVPKVQNYLLGLKGLWFHPSPKDVAVDISSLQPVMCETGEGPTSPWISFRVLFGVIQDNISSVARELLFHHYEELKESKITRAEMVKKMIIIVGEKILLEALKKLHYCPSLWYKPSVEAVSGDPASATPELLSLDETGNNCSLTLSVNHCDSHAPNAAAEHSAVLITKGCDTLATDMVPKGHVGLAPSGVPETSSSAGAICQGSPIVEPEVRNSFRQIMSPGNSAAGCAKNQDSFVARVAPIVRDGLLRTISGGSASPGVEVCNSVTPIKGPPGYASVAPTNASKTHGIFTPVFISKDCKSVVPSLALGNSKSTCVKRLNSAPRVTPEGQEFLSLGITSQSPALHSVNGQASSTSVAIPLVHAPGGNSPSMSTDGRDSLALSITLKGHDGPASSKTPKCLESPRADTLPKGDRPQAQDATTKVYSAPTPITVEPKNRGSQNKLSGPVLDASSHAAGAANALVALSTLREKGGH